Proteins encoded together in one Anaerococcus murdochii window:
- a CDS encoding helix-hairpin-helix domain-containing protein, with the protein MPKDRKDKIIFAGVIFLAFLVANVFSNAGFKDIFNKNEDEIVMSKPDNENLDDMKNKETSSNDLSTEDKKVYISGEVKNSGVYDIKDGDRLDDLVKRAGGFTEKADINAINLALRLEDQMKIYIPNIDENQNINADNTNLAMGEVTSTNPKSSGQKININLASKEELMTLPNIGEKRAQAILDYRQENKFTKIEDIKNVSGIGDKYFEAMKDLITV; encoded by the coding sequence GGAAAGATAAAATCATTTTTGCAGGTGTAATTTTCCTTGCTTTTCTTGTCGCAAATGTTTTTTCTAATGCTGGGTTTAAAGATATTTTTAATAAAAACGAAGACGAAATCGTAATGTCTAAGCCTGATAATGAAAATTTAGATGATATGAAAAACAAAGAAACCTCTTCAAATGATTTGTCTACCGAGGATAAGAAAGTATATATTTCTGGAGAAGTTAAAAACTCTGGTGTATATGATATAAAAGATGGAGATAGATTAGATGATCTTGTCAAAAGAGCTGGAGGTTTTACCGAAAAAGCAGATATAAATGCAATAAATCTAGCTTTAAGGTTGGAAGATCAGATGAAAATATACATACCTAATATTGATGAGAATCAAAACATAAATGCTGATAATACCAATCTAGCCATGGGAGAAGTTACATCTACTAATCCAAAGTCTTCAGGCCAAAAGATAAATATAAACTTGGCTAGTAAGGAAGAGTTGATGACCTTACCTAATATTGGTGAGAAAAGAGCTCAAGCCATCCTAGACTATAGGCAAGAAAATAAATTTACAAAAATCGAAGATATAAAAAATGTAAGTGGCATAGGTGATAAGTATTTTGAAGCTATGAAAGATTTGATTACAGTATAG
- a CDS encoding RrF2 family transcriptional regulator, translated as MKLSTRGRYGLRAICYIAENQDKGFIPVSEISENLNLSENYLEQLVRMLKKDGLIKSSRGPKGGYKINSDLENITIGQVLRSLEGDMTTSDCVSGKVICDDKCDAYDLFTKLDYLINQAIDSITLDNIVKHEI; from the coding sequence ATGAAATTATCTACTAGAGGTAGGTATGGATTAAGAGCAATTTGTTATATAGCTGAAAACCAAGACAAGGGTTTTATACCTGTCTCTGAAATAAGTGAAAATTTAAATTTATCTGAAAATTATTTAGAACAACTAGTTAGGATGTTAAAAAAAGATGGCTTGATTAAGTCAAGCAGAGGACCAAAGGGTGGATATAAAATTAATAGTGATTTAGAAAACATAACAATAGGTCAAGTTTTAAGAAGTTTAGAGGGTGACATGACAACAAGTGATTGTGTAAGCGGCAAAGTAATTTGTGACGATAAATGTGACGCCTATGACCTATTTACCAAACTAGATTACTTAATTAACCAAGCTATAGATTCCATTACTTTGGATAATATTGTTAAACATGAAATTTAA